A single window of Hemibagrus wyckioides isolate EC202008001 linkage group LG28, SWU_Hwy_1.0, whole genome shotgun sequence DNA harbors:
- the LOC131348776 gene encoding neuferricin gives MIKYAVALISVSLALWSGSDWLNLWRFESQDSDRLLSREELSLYNGREDSKGLYLAILGQVFDVEKGRKHYGPGGGYRFFTGRDASRAFVTGDFTESGLTDEVSDLSPSQIVALYDWLAFYQKDYKPVGKLIGRFYSESGKPTAVLQKVEASLAQGLKLKAQAEKENKLYPACNSEWNSDRGGRVWCSTKSGAVHRDWVGVPRMLFSPGSGHTRCVCVRPDDPTQSNNPNLQEYKDCSPQAESCLL, from the exons ATGATAAAATACGCTGTAGCGCTTATTTCAGTGAGTTTGGCGTTATGGAGCGGGTCTGATTGGCTAAACCTTTGGCGTTTTGAGTCTCAGGACTCGGACAGACTTCTGAGCCGAGAAGAGCTGTCACTGTATAACGGGAGGGAGGACAGTAAAGGGCTTTACCTCGCCATTTTAGGACAGGTGTTTGATGTTGAAAAGGGAAGGAAGCATTACGGTCCTGGTGGAGGATACCGTTTCTTTACAG GCAGAGATGCATCCAGGGCTTTTGTGACGGGTGATTTTACAGAGTCAGGGTTGACCGATGAGGTCTCAGACCTGTCTCCGTCTCAGATAGTGGCCCTCTACGACTGGCTGGCTTTCTATCAGAAGGACTACAAACCTGTAG gtaAGTTAATTGGTCGGTTCTACAGCGAGAGCGGAAAGCCCACAGCTGTCCTGCAGAAGGTGGAGGCTTCTTTGGCTCAGGGGCTGAAACTGAAAGCCCAGGCTGAGAAGGAGAACAAGCTTTATCCAGCCTGTAACTCAGAGTGGAACTCCGACAGAGGAGGACGCGTTTGGTGCTCCACTAAAAG CGGCGCAGTGCACAGAGACTGGGTTGGTGTTCCCAGAATGCTCTTCTCACCTGGTTCTGGTCACACACGCTGCGTGTGTGTACGACCGGACGATCCCACACAATCAAACAACCCAAATCTCCAGGAGTATAAAGACTGTTCACCTCAAGCAGAGTCATGTCTACTTTAA